The genomic stretch GGACGTCCTGCTGCGGGAACGGAATCGAACAGCCGGCGGCCTCGAGACCCTCCTTCATCTGACGCGTGAGATCGAAGTAGACCGTCCAGTAGTCGTCGGGTATGCACCACGGCCTGACCACCAAGTCCACCGACGAATCGCCGAGATTTGAGACCGCGACCCGGGCCTCGGGCTCGGCCAGGACCAGAGGATGAGCGGTGACGATCTTCTGGATGGTTTCGATGGCGATACCGACGTCGTCACCGTAGTCGATCCCCATGACCATGTCGACCCGGCGGGTTTCGTTTCCATCGTAGTTGACGATGGTGCCGGAGAAGATCTGTGCGTTGGGTTGGATGATCTTCTTGTTGTCGAGGCTGTTCATGATGGTGGTGAAGATGCCGATGGCCTCGATCACCCCGAGCTCTCCCCCGACCTCTACCAGGTCCCCGATCTTGAAGGGACGGAAAACCAGCAGCATCACCCCGGCCGCGAAATTCGACAACGTGCCCTGGAGCGCGAGACCAACTGCGAGCCCGGCGGCACCGAGCACGGCGACGAACGATGCGGTCGGTATGCCGAAGATGCCGAGCACCGCGATCACCACGAAGGCAATCACCAGGTAGTAGACCAGGCTCGACACGAAGGGAATCAGCGTCGGGTCGACCTCCCGCCGTTCCATGATCCGGCGTATTCCACGGCGTATCCAACCAGCCACCATCCGACCAATGATCAGCAGCGCAATGGCGCCGACCACGCGGAGCCCCCAGGTGGAAATCATCGTCATCAGGTTTTCGATCAGCCCGTCAGCGTTCT from Acidobacteriota bacterium encodes the following:
- a CDS encoding mechanosensitive ion channel, with protein sequence MENADGLIENLMTMISTWGLRVVGAIALLIIGRMVAGWIRRGIRRIMERREVDPTLIPFVSSLVYYLVIAFVVIAVLGIFGIPTASFVAVLGAAGLAVGLALQGTLSNFAAGVMLLVFRPFKIGDLVEVGGELGVIEAIGIFTTIMNSLDNKKIIQPNAQIFSGTIVNYDGNETRRVDMVMGIDYGDDVGIAIETIQKIVTAHPLVLAEPEARVAVSNLGDSSVDLVVRPWCIPDDYWTVYFDLTRQMKEGLEAAGCSIPFPQQDVHLYQEKGATA